The genomic region GAGAGTATGCAAGAGTGTATAATTTATGTATGACTGACGAAGGCGGCTCGGGACCGATTGGAACGACAGCACTATGCTGTTTGTAGATCGTTTGGGACACTAACAAGCTGTTCCGAACGCTACCTGCAGAAGTGTGGTTTTTGGGAGATGGGTTAGAAATTAATTGTATCAATAGGCTATCTGAGCAACGCACCGAACGAATTGCGTACGGACAATTCGTCTAGCTTCTTACCGCCCCCTTAGACTTGCCACTTGTGGATAGTGCGGGTAGCGCACAgaattttccatccaaacTATTTCATACTACAGGCCTCCAGtgagggtggaaaatttgatCTGCAAGCAACTGTTTACCGCAAGCGATCGTCACACAACTGAGCATCCCTTGCTGCACCTGGTACTGGTTGGAaatgtggaaatgttctgagAGAAAAACACGCACAAGCGTAACCGTGTGAGCTTGACTTATTCGCGCATCCAATTGATCCGCTCGAAAACGGGGAAGCGCACGGCCAAGCGAAACCAATTGTGCAATACTCTCTTTTCTTCCGCTCGACTTTCGTAACCACTGAACGAATCTTGTGCGCGGCAAAAGGACGAacaacggaaaaacaaacaattgacTTGCGAATGTAATTAAAATCGAATGCAAACCTGCAAACCCGCAAAACACAGTGACACCGTAAAGTAAATGGGTGACAAACATCAAGACATTCACCTTAACTGCAATCGATTAAAACGAGCGCGGTTTCCGCGCAATTAAATCCGACTTAcaacgttttccttttcgctcgcttgttgttgtttttctcaaaattacaTAAATTCAACCAAAACAACGTGCAATGTTTGAACGACTTTTCCTCCGTAAGGCAACCTTCGCCGGGAAGGAATTTGTTCATCAGCAAACGCATGAAATAGCAAATCAAACTCATTTCCGAGTAGAAACCAAATTCGGGCACCTCGAAACCGACGTTAATGGAGAATGGTTAGAAgatatatgtttttttgtacaaCGGAACAACGTTAGGAACAAAAAAGACACACCATTTAGATTAGAGAGAGGaagcttttttttgtggtaGAAGAAAGTGATCAAGGATGCTCTGTGTTagatttttacgttcttccttgTTGTTGActcttatttttaattaattgtaTTGATGCATAATAACTCCTCAGTGCTCGCCACTTGTTCCCCCACAAAGACAAAGGACAGCTCAGCTGTGCGACAGTGGAACAGTAACTGTAAACtgaagaataaaaaactaaGTTCGTAAAACTACCATAGAAGGTGTTTCAAATCCGAAAAGAACACAGAGAACCATGGCGCTTGGAATTGTTtgacaaacacaaaaactaaCGACAAAACACTCTaaaaaaatttattcaatttataaaCTTACGCTCTTATTTTTCATCTCGTAATTTTTGTATCCTCTATTTTTCCGCCATATTCCCTACATAGGAACAATTTACGCTACGGATCCATGAGGCACTGTTGACGTTCAGTTTCTTTGCGCTCAATTAATTATGTAAGTGTAACGCATATTAGCATCGTTCCCTTCGGGCTTGGGGCCACGGACCTACCGGTGGTAAGTAGTTTGAGCTTCACTGTGTCAACTGTGTGCTGCGCGCGCTATCACTCCCGCTTTCTCACTCGAAGGAGGGCTAAAAATAACGTAAAATTCGCATACAAACATCTTCCCGTTCGCGGTCGCTGCATTTATTGCCGCTGGGAGGAGAATGAGGGGGGTTCGTTAACCATTTTCCCGCTCGTGTTGGTCTTGGGTTCTTTTTCGCACTTGGTTATGAATTTTCGGAGGTGCTTCTTTATAATTTAATCACCACCTTCGCCCCTTCCCCGGGGTCAAATGCACTGCACCACGAAGATAAATGATTTTGTAACACCGTGCGCCAAATCCATTCACaccgcaaaacaaaatgtgacCCAGTTTTGGAGCCTGGACACAAAGCTTAGACACACTTTCCGGCACGTGAAGTGAAAATTACTTCCAAAGAATGGTGCGATCAACGATAGGCGAAATATTGCATTCCTAATGTCTCCCTGGCGGTGCTTTGGCCAGttctggaaaaacaaaacataaaaaccaacCCCTTTGAGTTTGGGTCTCCAAAGAGCGACAGCAATGCTCACCCTTCGTCGTCCAAGTGTTAAAGTTTCCATTGTAGATCGTGATCGCTGGCGCTTTTCTTATTCATGCCGTTAAACGAGGCTGCAAGATCGTGGTGGGGATGTGATCGCGAGGAACGAAACACTTCACAAAAACAGAACTTGCGCCCCTCGCGGCAAAGGAAAATTGTATTCATACGAGACTTTTGTCGTTAAAAATTTTCGTTTCTGGAGTAAATTTTAGGCTGGGGAAGCAACGGAAAAAATGTGTAACCCTTGCCGCCAACAGCTGGCGACCTAATTTCCGGTACCGGAGCTGTCCCACTTACAGGTCGGGTTATTTTTCAATGCTCAAATCTCTTCCTTGCTTGCGCCATCGCGATCTTTTGTTACCCTGTGATGGTGGCCATATCGTTCCCGCTGCCGACGGATTACAAGTACACACGTAACACTTAAACACCCAGGACCCGTTTCTTCCTCGGTTTGCATTCGGTAGCCCCCAACAGCTGGACCATCCGACACTAGGCCAACCGCGATCATGCAGATTTAGATCGAGTTTCCACACCTCAACGGCAAGGCGGAAGGTAAAACGTAAATCGGAACCGCCGGGATGGAATACCGTTAAATGACCGATCTCGGTTAGTGTTTGCATACGAACCCTCCGCGTACCTTAAAGGGGTGCAGTTCGCCGTAGAAGGCGTTTTCGCGCTGTCATGAATCATAATTAAATTACAATCGTGTTCGGGGGATCGTGGTGTTtattattgtatttttattgtattttattcTACCTCTGCACGCCGAGTGTTGTACGCGAAGCATCTGCCTTGGAGGCGGCCTCACTTTACACTTCCCTCGGCTTTTTCTGTCTTTTTATTCGCGAGGGGCCATCTGTGCATCTGTTTGCTCCACTTCGGGCATTTAGGTCCCCGCTCCCGGAAGGTAAGGCTCATGTTGCCGGTATGATCGCAAATCTGCTGTGAAAATGAGAACAAAAACCGGCTGAAACAAATTACTAATTAATTTTAGCTTGCAAGGATTAAAAGCGGTTTAAATCCAAGACAAGTATTTCCAACCAAAATAAATTCTACTTCTATTATCTCCCATTATTTTTGATTCAACTATTCATTTCCCCCCTGCTTACGCTAATTTGATAAATGTGTATTTTATCGacattttttcaacttttttctcCCTCAGCACACCATAACCGATGCTATTCGGACAAGTACCCTGAAGTGTTTGCCCATTTCCGTGGACACGATGATACGTAGgatgccttttaagtttcgagatttgaaaaaactggtgatgcaatctaccaactaacaattttatcgtaaagtttgacgtttttgaggttatacgtactcagaacgttttgacataggAGAGccatttgtgttgttaaaaaaatgttaaaagtgtCAATGTCCGCCAAATTGTAGAATTTGGTCGTGGACATTTtcgtgcgattattttttgctaCTTTCGACGTGAATTGTCACAGCAGTAGTGtatgaatgaacttaattcaTCTTTTGGCGATGAAGCTCCATCAATGATCAGTATTTATCGATGGTTTGGAGAATTAAATCGTGGTCGGAGTTCACTCCAAGATGAATTTcgtgaaggtcgtccaaaatcagttgttgttctgaaaaacattgatGCTGTGCTTGAACGGATATTGCAAGATCGTCATGTCACTTATCGgagatagagacaaccttaggtattactgggaccagcatatacttaatattgcatggacatttaactgtcaaaaaaatttgTCCGCGTTGGATCCCACGCAATTGGTcaatctctcaaaaaagaCTAGTGTCGATTgcaactttaaacatttttttaacaacacaaatagctctcctatgtcaaaacgttctgagaacgaataacctcaaaaaagtcaaactttacgataaaattgttaataaacagattgcatcaccagtttttccaaatcccgaaacttaaaaggcaaccctcgtaaTATAGAGATACACAAACCCGACAGCAGTGATGGCTTCAGTCGATGACACTACTCGACCGTAATTGTACTATTGTCTTACCAGGCCCATATGCAATACTATTGCTTAACATGCATGCGGATCGGTTGTGGATGGGTTTGcacaaacataacaaaatGCTGCAACATCGAAGCAATTTTCCCCGATAATAACGTCCTGTACTTTTCGCACAAACTCGTGGGACATTGTCAACCCGGTGCAATTTAGGGGAAAGTGGGCATAATGGGGGTAAAGGGGGATTTGTAGGAAAACcctaagttgttttttttcaccacCTCCACACCATAACGGTGAAAATAGGCATACTTGTCGTGGCTTGTGACACGCCAAAATTAGACGATAATCCTCCATGTCGGATGgcttgaaagtgaaaaacttgACAATTTTCCTGCCGCTCATGCACATCGTTGACGGCACTACTACCGTGTGACACTATACGCGCCCTTGAAGGTAAAAGCGATGAAGGAAAAACGCCTTCGAACAAGACAGATTTGTTAGACGCCAGCACAATCGGATTCACTTTCTTGTCGATTTTCGTCCGGGAAATGAATGcccattgtttttcaaattagTGGCAATTTGTTTCGGGTGTTATTTCCCCGCTTCCGTCGCGGATGGCGCACATGGGTcaatgggtgtttttttttttcgacatgtCCATCTTCTTATCAACGGCTTTCAACAGTGTCTTTTCTCTGGCACCAGCCAGCGCTGGGAGATGTTCGTTTTGCCATCCCTTGAAGCTTGCATGATCTCAACAACTTGATCTTGGCACCCTGCGATCCCTTTCTCCTTAGCATGCTCTCGCTCGATCGTGCCGTTTCCACAAGGCAACTGACAGACGACACATGCCTCCCACACCGGATACTCCATCCAGCGAAGCAATCAGCCCAGGGGAGGAATAAGCAATCCCAAAGGAAAACTACCCCCTCCCCAAACGGTAGGAATTTGCTCTGCAGCAAAAgtgaattaattttattgtttcggTGTATCGGTGCCGGTGTTGAACCtgcccgtttgtttttttttcatggctTGCCAAGCTGGTGGAGAAAAACTGTGTATATTGGTAGTTGCATTGATCGGTTGGAGAAAGGTACAGCAGAAATTCGACGTTGATCAATCAAATGTCCCTTGAAGGTTAATTAGAGCAAGTGGCCAAGTAATACTAAACACCCTTAAATTACAGAAGAGGTATTTTCGCCCACTATTTTATGAGAGTTAACCAGATATCCCCTTTAAACTGCTACATAACTCTAGATGTGttcttaaaaaacaaaaaaaaacacccccgTTGGGTGGTATGTTTCCCGGGTCTTTGCACCAACCCTGGTTCCAGTCGACCGAGCGACATTGCTGCACTTCACCGCAAGGCCAATGGCAAATGAATAAATCTTTACTTTCTATCTTACGTTTCCGTTCGCAGCAGAAAGCCTTCTTGTGCGCCTTGTGAAGAAGGGCAAAAATCTTACGTGAAAGAGGTGATACACCACGGAAGTTTAGTAACCCGGagtaccatcatcatcatcattatcgtcaTCATTTGGGAAGTATTTGTTGAACCAATATGCTTCTAAAGGTAAAGAATACGTGGTGGATAAATGGTTAACATTTTTCTTAGGTAATAAGGTCATTGGTCTTGGATTGTGCGTAACCTCttcattaaattttgaaaatgtagaaaattaaaatatgtcaattgttgtttttttagaaaaaatgcaacatttGTAATGAAACAATCATCTTGATCGATCATTGCGTTTCACCTGCGCCCTACGAGATACGATCTTTCGTCACCGCCGACCCTTCCATTGCACCAAAGCACAAAGTGAAAGAAAGTGCAAAACAATCAGTAAAACTCCGGCACATGCCAAACCGTCTAACGAGTTTCAGGCCTCGGCGAAGGGCTCGGTGCACAGACGGGCATGGGAAGGTTGGCTTGGAGGGATCTGTGCCAGCCAGGGGACGCCACGGTGTGAAGGGCCACAGAACAACGACGCTCGACGTTTACTGGTCCGGAACACCTGGAACCGGCCCTTGCAGTGCGGTTCCCCGTCCGTGTGACCGTGTGCGGGAGGAAGACGCTTTTCACGCAATgtgatttgtgtgtgtgtgtatgttgttttttcttctttatccAGTTGCTTTATCTGCAACCTTCCGACCGACCGTTTACCGTCTTGCTCTCGCGCAAAGATACGGCAAGGCGGTCGCGTCTTGGTCTCGTGGCTCGGAATAAACTGTTGCACCGACATGCAACCCGTTCGGCGGTCCGTGATGACTGCCAAACCAACCAAATCCCCAACCTTCCAGTGCCTGCCTCCCGTTCGGCGTGGGGTGCGGAAGATGGGCCACAAAATGGAACTTGAAATGAATGTAGAAAAACTATCAAACAACTCCTACCGGCCGCCCCTCATAAAGGATGACTAGGGGAGGAGAAGGGCTAGGAAAAGGTGGTCCCATCATTGGATATACACGCTCGTCGGTACAGTTTCCCTCCCCAGTTCGGAACGGCTGAATTCGGCCGAAGCTGGTAGTTTTCCACCATTTGGTTCGGGATGGTTCAGTCTGCAGATGACTTTCGACGACGGTGCGGCGACTGATCTCGTCCATTAGTTTTGCGACCGGGCTCTCCTCTCACTGGTGTCCGTGATCTACGGTCGGTGAAAATACGTCGTTCCGTGGAAGAAGTATATTCGAGAAGTAAATCGCCTTCGTGCCGGATCACCCAAGTTACATCTGAAGGAAGTTTTAACGGTCATTACCAACGATCAGCAAAAAGAGCACGATTGGATTTAAAATGTGGCGCCATTTTTGGATATTTCTTCTGCTCTGTTTTACGGCACCCGAGCTGATTTTAGGTGAGACAGTAGGCGGAAACGGTTTGATAATTCGAAAAATACATAGGTTTGTGATTTTACAACCCAGTGAGTGAAAGCAGAGTCGCGTCTTTAGGCGTAGCCTTAAGaaagttttttaaaaacatggaCACGCAAGCGTTCAGTGCCCCAAAACCATGGACTGGGAACAGTGTGATgtaattgttgaaattaaacaCCCCCAGTGCTTCTATTTCCCATTGTTTCGTTCATCAAATCGTGCCcagtgagaaaaagaaagaaaggaaaaagagtGAAAACTAACAATAGGATCCGTAGTTTGTGAAACATGTGACTTGTGGCCATAAAACAGGCTATTTTGTAAAGGGCAACCAAGGTGCAATGTACTAGGCGTAGACATTCTCCAACTTTAAATGACGGAGTGTTTGTGGGCTTGATTTTCAGGGAATCACTTAATTCCATCACATTTATACGGTTCGAATAATGTTTCACCAATGATCCTAGCGCCAATGATTTCTTATCACAAACATAGAATGCGTTCCGCATGCAAACTTAGAAGTTGAAAATGTGCGCACGGGAACAGTCTCTTGCGGTTTGTTCCAAAACTAAGGTCAGGGTTCCCAGAGGATAATTCTAGTGGGAAACGATTTGCGATCAGAATGTACAAATTGCGTCTAGCTTATCATATGTTTCTGGTTGCTTTCTGTAGGTCGCACACGCACGATTCGAAACATCTACGGTCAACGGTGCGCCAACAGGTTGGAATCGGCCCTGGACACAACACTCCGGCGCAGCCAACAACGTTCTGGCTCCAGTGTAAGTGTTGCCTAGGTATCCTTGGAACATTGTtagcaaacaaattttaataatttttgtaCATCCCAAGTCCATCATCGATTTCTCTGACAATGGGCCCCAACGACAATCGCTGTTTGGCGCAAGCGGACAAAAGTCACCATTCAGTGGCACTAATTATAACGAAGAAATCCAGCAAATAGTGTCCAACTATAAGCAAAAATTTAGTGATCCCTCGCTAGGGGCTGGTAAGCCCTCGTACTTTCCACCATCGAGCCCCACGAGCCTGCTGGGAGCGGCACAGGTCGAGGTGGCCAATCTGCGCGTACGCATTCCTCAAAACCACCAGTGGGTCGTGGTCGACAGGTGCCAGTTCATCGAACACAATCGCACACTGGACACCAAGCTCGAGTTTCCCGACCTGCAGATCAGCGGACGCGTAATTATGCATCCGTCCGGTGGTCGCTGTGACATGATTCTGCGGCTACGCCGAGCAGGCATCGAGTTCCGGACCATTCCACTAATCCCGGCAGGAGTTGGCGAACGCAGCCGGCAGGCCAACGTACGCACCGACTCGCACTTCTCCGAGCCAGGCTTTATTTCAGTCTTTGCCCATAGCTGCGAGGGCCCAACCGGTATCAAGTATCGCATCAACTCCAAACGGCGCCACTTCCTGAATCGGCAACCATCTTCGCCGGCGACAGCATCATCTTCCTCATACTACGGGCGTGATCGTCGCAGGTCGCTAGATTACCTCGATGACGATCTGATGGGCAACGATGACGATGGAAAGAGTGACATTCTGAAGCTCAATGATGGTGATAGCCTTTTCCTTTCACCGTCGACTCTGGT from Anopheles coustani chromosome 3, idAnoCousDA_361_x.2, whole genome shotgun sequence harbors:
- the LOC131259394 gene encoding uncharacterized protein LOC131259394; its protein translation is MWRHFWIFLLLCFTAPELILGRTRTIRNIYGQRCANRLESALDTTLRRSQQRSGSSSIIDFSDNGPQRQSLFGASGQKSPFSGTNYNEEIQQIVSNYKQKFSDPSLGAGKPSYFPPSSPTSLLGAAQVEVANLRVRIPQNHQWVVVDRCQFIEHNRTLDTKLEFPDLQISGRVIMHPSGGRCDMILRLRRAGIEFRTIPLIPAGVGERSRQANVRTDSHFSEPGFISVFAHSCEGPTGIKYRINSKRRHFLNRQPSSPATASSSSYYGRDRRRSLDYLDDDLMGNDDDGKSDILKLNDGDSLFLSPSTLVNVDNEHWGGEFERPQSNPELDPNSRTFFADRNPFSYSAYGSPSTYGYGPAQPNTDKGWQNVETNEALDDAYSNEIDNLFSKGVRGLLTTYMQKALQPAIKETLMESMGYTLSYG